A window of the Microbacterium sp. LWH13-1.2 genome harbors these coding sequences:
- a CDS encoding histidinol-phosphate transaminase codes for MTDPILPRIRPAIAALAPYRQGKQAGPDAFKLSSNENPFEPLPSVAAALQHTTPINRYPDATAGRLRERLGARYAVEPDQVHVAAGSVSILQQLILATVSVGDEVVYAWRSFEAYPSLPLVAGGTGVKVPVTADGRHDLDAMADAVTDRTRAIILCTPNNPTGPIITSDEFATFVERVPTDVLIILDEAYAEFVTAPGAVDGLAERVFERHPNVVVLRTFSKAYGLAGLRIGYAIGHEKVLDAARTTGIPLSVTSAAENAAIASLDAEGELLERVAVIVERRTRLLEGLRRQGWDVPDSQANFVWLPTGERTVEVAAAFVSADLIVRPFPGDGIRISVGEEESVARVLDVASTLR; via the coding sequence GTGACCGACCCGATCCTGCCGCGCATCCGTCCCGCCATCGCCGCCCTCGCGCCGTACCGCCAGGGCAAGCAGGCGGGGCCGGACGCCTTCAAGCTCTCGAGCAACGAGAACCCCTTCGAGCCGCTGCCTTCGGTCGCCGCCGCTCTGCAGCACACGACGCCGATCAACCGCTACCCGGACGCGACCGCAGGAAGGCTCCGCGAGCGGCTCGGAGCGCGCTACGCCGTCGAGCCCGACCAGGTGCACGTCGCGGCGGGCAGCGTGTCGATCCTCCAGCAGCTGATCCTCGCGACCGTGTCGGTCGGCGACGAGGTCGTCTACGCCTGGCGCTCGTTCGAGGCCTACCCGAGTCTGCCGCTCGTCGCCGGCGGCACCGGGGTGAAGGTGCCGGTCACGGCCGACGGTCGCCACGACCTCGACGCGATGGCGGATGCCGTCACCGACCGCACCCGTGCGATCATCCTGTGCACGCCGAACAACCCGACGGGCCCGATCATCACGAGCGACGAGTTCGCGACCTTCGTCGAGCGCGTCCCCACCGACGTCCTGATCATCCTCGACGAGGCCTACGCCGAGTTCGTCACCGCCCCCGGCGCTGTCGACGGCCTCGCGGAGCGTGTGTTCGAACGGCATCCGAACGTCGTGGTGCTGCGCACCTTCTCGAAGGCCTACGGGCTCGCGGGCCTGCGCATCGGCTACGCGATCGGCCACGAGAAGGTCCTCGATGCCGCCCGCACCACCGGCATCCCGCTGTCGGTCACGTCCGCCGCCGAGAACGCGGCCATCGCGAGTCTCGATGCCGAGGGCGAGCTGCTCGAGCGGGTCGCAGTGATCGTCGAGCGCCGCACGCGCCTGCTCGAGGGACTCCGGAGGCAGGGCTGGGACGTGCCCGACTCGCAGGCCAACTTCGTCTGGCTCCCCACCGGTGAGCGCACCGTCGAGGTCGCGGCGGCCTTCGTCTCTGCCGACCTGATCGTGCGTCCTTTCCCGGGCGACGGCATCCGCATCTCGGTGGGCGAGGAAGAGTCCGTGGCGCGTGTGCTCGACGTCGCCTCGACCCTCCGCTGA
- a CDS encoding acyl-CoA synthetase, producing MSAPARAFTVRHLQLLRALFAAAAAVMITFSPDHSAAVGLSVFSGFVLTTALVMIVAAWLVFPAGQRWPSVVLAILGFAAGMTAGVPAWRTDDVFFVVVIAWAVATGILELVVGLRARRTGDPTARDSIALGAFGLLLAVLLLAIPAGFVQPYAIEGAGEFELTGIILGVGMFGGYAAIVAVFLGIAGLTPKRVDAVADSASTENDPAPAGHGGDR from the coding sequence ATGTCTGCCCCTGCCCGCGCGTTCACCGTGCGTCACCTTCAGCTGCTGCGCGCGCTCTTCGCCGCTGCTGCAGCCGTGATGATCACCTTCTCGCCCGACCACTCCGCGGCCGTCGGTCTCTCCGTCTTCAGCGGCTTCGTGCTGACGACGGCCCTCGTGATGATCGTCGCCGCCTGGCTCGTGTTCCCCGCCGGGCAGCGCTGGCCCTCGGTGGTCCTGGCCATCCTGGGCTTCGCCGCGGGCATGACCGCGGGAGTGCCGGCCTGGCGCACCGACGACGTCTTCTTCGTCGTCGTGATCGCCTGGGCGGTCGCCACCGGAATCCTCGAGCTGGTCGTCGGATTGCGCGCGCGACGCACGGGTGACCCCACGGCACGTGATTCGATCGCCCTGGGTGCCTTCGGTCTGCTGCTCGCCGTGCTCCTGCTGGCGATCCCCGCAGGCTTCGTGCAGCCCTATGCGATCGAGGGCGCAGGTGAGTTCGAGCTCACCGGCATCATCCTGGGCGTCGGCATGTTCGGCGGGTACGCCGCCATCGTCGCGGTCTTCCTCGGCATCGCCGGGCTCACTCCGAAGCGCGTCGACGCCGTCGCCGACTCCGCATCCACCGAGAACGACCCTGCCCCTGCCGGGCACGGAGGAGACCGATGA
- a CDS encoding low molecular weight protein-tyrosine-phosphatase, translating into MAEVVFRELAERQGLGSRIVSRSAGTGDWHLGERADHRTLDSLARRGYDGSLHRAKQFTFASFAENDLVVALDRTHERILREWARSEDEEGKVTLLLTFDPEASSQDVPDPYYAGAEMFDSVLGMIETATRGLFRQLEPALRQPRTPRTPGARSGGLP; encoded by the coding sequence ATGGCCGAGGTGGTGTTCCGCGAACTCGCGGAGCGGCAAGGGCTGGGTTCGCGCATCGTCTCACGCAGCGCCGGCACGGGCGACTGGCATCTCGGTGAACGTGCGGATCATCGCACACTCGACTCCCTCGCCCGCCGTGGCTACGACGGCTCGCTCCACCGCGCGAAGCAGTTCACGTTCGCCTCGTTCGCGGAGAACGATCTGGTCGTCGCCCTCGACCGCACGCACGAGCGCATCCTGCGTGAATGGGCGCGCAGCGAAGATGAGGAGGGCAAGGTCACCCTGCTCCTCACCTTCGACCCGGAGGCGTCGAGCCAGGACGTGCCCGACCCCTACTACGCCGGCGCCGAGATGTTCGATTCGGTGCTCGGTATGATTGAGACGGCGACTCGCGGGCTGTTCCGCCAGCTCGAGCCGGCTCTTCGCCAGCCCCGCACGCCCCGCACGCCCGGGGCCCGATCAGGAGGACTCCCCTGA
- a CDS encoding MFS transporter, whose translation MTASIDRASIGLRSTRGPVLGALMLATGLIAIDATILATAVPSIVRDLGSYQQFPWLFSVYLLAQAVSVPIYSRFADTVGRKPIILLGIALFLLGSVLAGFAWSMTSLIIFRIVQGLGAGAVAPMSMTIVGDIYTVAERAKVQGYIASVWAISSVVGPALGGIFAQLDAWRWIFWVNIPLCLIAGWMLLRKYHEEKQTQRHRIDYAGAVLLTIGLTGLILGMLEGGNAWAWLSVPSAICFGLGALALIAFGLVERRAAEPIVDLRLAARPLILTTTIVSLGIGALMTGVTSFAPAYLEGSIGIAPLLSGLAVAALTLGWPLAAANSGRLYLRIGFRRTALTGMSITAIAAIALAVVSPWPNPFSIAAVAFVLGFGLGWSAAPTLIAAQASVGWGERGAVTGMNAFARSAGSALGVAVFGAISNSVIAQGAGPEDPATIISASVWVFIAAAVVAVLTLVAAAFMPRDSAGAHSGEPRP comes from the coding sequence GTGACTGCTTCGATCGATCGCGCCTCCATCGGACTCCGCTCGACCCGCGGTCCCGTGCTCGGTGCGCTCATGCTCGCGACCGGACTCATCGCGATCGACGCGACGATCCTGGCGACGGCGGTGCCCAGCATCGTCCGCGATCTCGGCAGCTATCAGCAGTTCCCGTGGCTCTTCTCGGTCTACCTCCTCGCGCAGGCCGTCAGCGTGCCGATCTATTCGCGCTTCGCCGACACCGTGGGGCGAAAGCCCATCATCCTGCTCGGCATCGCGCTCTTCCTGCTGGGGTCCGTGCTCGCGGGATTCGCCTGGAGCATGACCTCCCTGATCATCTTCCGCATCGTCCAGGGGCTCGGCGCCGGGGCGGTCGCGCCGATGTCGATGACCATCGTCGGCGACATCTACACGGTCGCCGAGCGCGCGAAGGTGCAGGGCTACATCGCCTCGGTCTGGGCGATCTCGTCTGTCGTCGGCCCTGCCCTCGGTGGGATCTTCGCCCAGCTCGACGCGTGGAGGTGGATCTTCTGGGTGAACATCCCGCTGTGCCTGATCGCGGGGTGGATGCTGCTGCGCAAATATCACGAAGAGAAGCAGACTCAGCGGCACCGCATCGACTACGCCGGAGCGGTCCTTCTCACGATCGGACTCACCGGTCTCATCCTCGGGATGCTGGAGGGCGGCAACGCCTGGGCCTGGCTCTCCGTGCCCAGTGCGATCTGCTTCGGCCTCGGGGCCCTGGCGCTGATCGCGTTCGGGCTCGTCGAACGGCGGGCCGCGGAGCCCATCGTCGACCTGCGACTGGCCGCGCGGCCGCTCATCCTCACGACCACGATCGTGTCGCTCGGCATCGGTGCGTTGATGACGGGCGTCACGAGCTTCGCACCCGCCTACCTCGAGGGGTCGATCGGCATCGCCCCGCTGCTGTCGGGACTCGCCGTCGCGGCCCTGACCCTCGGGTGGCCGCTCGCCGCCGCGAACTCCGGGCGCCTGTACCTGCGGATCGGGTTCCGCCGCACCGCGCTCACGGGCATGTCGATAACGGCGATCGCGGCGATCGCGCTCGCGGTGGTGTCGCCCTGGCCCAACCCGTTCTCGATAGCGGCCGTCGCCTTCGTGCTCGGCTTCGGTCTGGGGTGGAGCGCCGCCCCGACGCTCATCGCCGCCCAGGCCTCGGTCGGCTGGGGCGAGCGCGGAGCCGTCACCGGCATGAACGCCTTCGCCCGGTCGGCGGGAAGCGCGCTCGGAGTCGCGGTGTTCGGGGCGATCTCGAACTCGGTCATCGCACAGGGCGCCGGCCCCGAGGACCCGGCGACCATCATCTCGGCATCCGTCTGGGTGTTCATCGCGGCAGCCGTGGTCGCCGTGCTGACCCTGGTCGCCGCGGCGTTCATGCCGCGCGACTCCGCCGGAGCGCACTCCGGCGAGCCCCGCCCCTAG
- a CDS encoding phage holin family protein, whose protein sequence is MRFIIRVVVNAFALWVVTLIPALQVQIKAFAPGETLQLVLTLLAVAAIFALVNTIIGTVVKIVAFPLYIITLGLIGFVINGFLLWLTAWITSGFGWGLTVGSFWWGVLAALIISLINGVFGFILRPQSKKQRRD, encoded by the coding sequence ATGCGTTTCATCATCCGAGTCGTCGTCAACGCGTTCGCCCTCTGGGTCGTGACGCTGATCCCCGCCCTGCAGGTGCAGATCAAGGCGTTCGCGCCGGGTGAGACCCTGCAGCTGGTGCTGACCCTGCTCGCGGTCGCTGCGATCTTCGCGCTCGTGAACACGATCATCGGCACCGTCGTCAAGATCGTCGCGTTCCCGCTGTACATCATCACCCTCGGCCTCATCGGGTTCGTGATCAACGGCTTCCTGCTGTGGCTCACCGCCTGGATCACGAGCGGCTTCGGCTGGGGCCTCACCGTCGGCAGCTTCTGGTGGGGCGTGCTCGCCGCGTTGATCATCTCGCTGATCAACGGCGTCTTCGGCTTCATCCTGCGGCCGCAGAGCAAGAAGCAGCGCCGCGACTGA
- the pdhA gene encoding pyruvate dehydrogenase (acetyl-transferring) E1 component subunit alpha: protein MTSSETELVRVLDQDGRYTPSAAAEQYLPLIEAISDAELEQFYRDMVGIRAIDTQATNLQRQGQLALWPPSRGQEAAQVGSARAARAQDTIFPSYREHAVTRIRGVDPVDIIKLMRGVSHGGWDPTDPKNGNTRLYTLVLGSQVLHATGYAMGLNFDGRSGTGDVDTDEAVIVYYGDGASSQGDVHEAMVFAASYQSPTVFFLQNNHWAISVPVSTQSRVPLVERSSGYGIPSVRVDGNDVLASYAVSRVALDEARSGKGPRAIEAVTYRLGAHTTSDDPTKYRGSDEEQSWAQRDPIDRMRAFLENRGAAGQFFADVDAEAADAAEDLRARSVELGPPTADKIFDHVYSEPHPLIAEQKAWHRQYEASFEGDGK, encoded by the coding sequence GTGACCTCGTCAGAGACTGAACTCGTCCGCGTCCTCGATCAGGACGGCCGCTATACCCCGAGCGCGGCTGCTGAGCAGTACCTGCCGCTGATCGAGGCGATCAGCGACGCCGAGCTCGAGCAGTTCTACCGCGACATGGTGGGCATCCGCGCGATCGACACCCAGGCCACGAACCTGCAGCGTCAGGGGCAGCTCGCGCTGTGGCCGCCGAGCCGTGGCCAGGAGGCCGCTCAGGTCGGCTCCGCTCGCGCCGCTCGCGCTCAGGACACGATCTTCCCGTCGTACCGCGAGCATGCCGTGACGCGCATCCGCGGGGTCGACCCCGTCGACATCATCAAGCTGATGCGCGGAGTCTCGCACGGCGGCTGGGATCCGACGGACCCCAAGAACGGCAACACCCGGCTCTACACGCTCGTGCTCGGCTCGCAGGTGCTGCACGCGACCGGCTACGCCATGGGACTGAACTTCGACGGCCGCTCGGGAACCGGTGACGTCGACACCGACGAAGCCGTGATCGTCTATTACGGCGACGGCGCGTCGAGCCAGGGCGACGTGCACGAGGCGATGGTGTTCGCCGCCAGCTACCAGTCGCCGACCGTCTTCTTCCTGCAGAACAACCACTGGGCGATCTCGGTGCCGGTGTCGACGCAGTCGCGCGTTCCGCTCGTCGAGCGCAGCTCCGGCTACGGAATCCCCAGCGTCCGGGTCGACGGCAACGACGTGCTCGCCAGCTACGCCGTCTCACGCGTTGCACTCGACGAGGCGCGCAGCGGCAAGGGCCCGCGTGCCATCGAGGCCGTGACCTACCGGCTCGGGGCGCACACCACCAGCGACGACCCCACGAAGTACCGCGGCTCCGACGAAGAGCAGTCGTGGGCGCAGCGCGACCCGATCGACCGGATGCGGGCGTTCCTCGAGAACAGGGGAGCGGCAGGCCAGTTCTTCGCCGACGTGGATGCCGAGGCAGCCGACGCCGCCGAGGATCTGCGCGCCCGGAGCGTCGAGCTCGGACCGCCGACCGCAGACAAGATCTTCGACCACGTCTACAGCGAGCCGCATCCTCTGATCGCGGAGCAGAAGGCCTGGCACAGGCAGTACGAAGCATCGTTCGAAGGGGACGGCAAGTGA
- a CDS encoding alpha-ketoacid dehydrogenase subunit beta, whose product MPLSKALNAGLRKAMEDDSKVLLMGEDIGKLGGVFRVTEHLQRDFGDKRVLDTPLAESGIVGTAIGLAMAGFRPVIEIQFDGFVFPAFDQITTQLAKLTNRHEGKLSLPIVIRIPYGGHIGAVEHHQESPEAYFAHTPGLRVVAPSTPNDAYWMIQEAIASNDPVIFMEPKSRYWQKGEVELDGSAAPLHSSRVVRTGSDVTLVGHGAMVTTLLQAAALAESEGTSCEVVDVRSLSPIDYEPILNSVRKTGRMVYAQEAPGFTSIGSEVAATVMERAFYALEAPVLRVSGYDTPFPPAKLEGTYLPDADRILEAVDRSLAY is encoded by the coding sequence ATGCCTCTCAGCAAGGCGCTCAACGCGGGCCTCCGCAAGGCCATGGAGGACGACTCGAAGGTCCTGCTCATGGGCGAGGACATCGGCAAGCTCGGCGGTGTCTTCCGCGTCACCGAGCACCTGCAGCGCGACTTCGGCGACAAGCGGGTGCTCGACACGCCCCTCGCCGAGTCGGGCATCGTGGGCACCGCGATCGGGCTCGCGATGGCAGGGTTCCGCCCCGTGATCGAGATCCAGTTCGACGGGTTCGTGTTCCCCGCGTTCGACCAGATCACGACGCAGCTCGCCAAGCTCACCAACCGGCACGAGGGCAAGCTCAGCCTGCCGATCGTCATCCGCATCCCGTACGGCGGGCACATCGGCGCCGTCGAGCACCACCAGGAGAGCCCCGAGGCGTACTTCGCGCACACCCCGGGTCTGCGCGTGGTGGCGCCGTCGACACCCAACGACGCCTACTGGATGATCCAGGAGGCCATCGCGTCGAACGACCCCGTGATCTTCATGGAGCCGAAGAGCCGCTACTGGCAGAAGGGCGAGGTCGAGCTCGACGGGTCGGCCGCTCCGCTGCACTCGTCGCGCGTCGTTCGCACGGGCTCCGACGTCACCCTCGTCGGGCACGGCGCCATGGTCACGACGCTGCTGCAGGCTGCGGCGCTCGCCGAGTCCGAGGGCACCAGCTGCGAGGTCGTCGACGTGCGTTCGCTGTCGCCCATCGACTACGAGCCGATCCTGAATTCGGTGCGCAAGACCGGACGCATGGTCTACGCGCAGGAGGCACCCGGCTTCACGAGCATCGGGAGTGAGGTGGCGGCGACCGTGATGGAGCGCGCCTTCTACGCACTCGAAGCCCCCGTGCTGCGCGTCTCGGGCTACGACACTCCGTTCCCGCCCGCGAAACTCGAGGGCACCTACCTCCCGGATGCCGACCGCATCCTCGAGGCCGTCGACCGTTCGCTGGCCTACTGA
- a CDS encoding sulfurtransferase, whose translation MSNFVSVDELSELRASETPVRVIDVRWRLDRPDGHADYLGGHIPGAVYVPLSTELATHGEPSEGRHPLPSTQTLQDAARRWGVNRGDLVVAYDDAKGLSASRAWWLLRQGGVDVRVLDGGIRAWTAAGLPVATDDVEVEPGDVVLDEIGADAISIDEAASFPENGVLLDVRAPERYRGDHEPLDPIGGHIPGALNLPMAAHLNPEGKILDVHTLQATFAAVGVTEGTPVAAYCGSGITAAHTALVLDEAGIEAKVFPGSWSQWSNTPGRAVAVGEQPG comes from the coding sequence ATGAGCAACTTCGTGAGCGTCGACGAACTGAGCGAGCTGCGGGCGTCCGAGACGCCGGTCCGAGTGATCGACGTGCGCTGGCGACTCGACCGCCCCGACGGTCACGCCGACTATCTCGGGGGCCACATCCCCGGAGCCGTCTACGTTCCGCTCTCCACCGAACTGGCGACGCACGGCGAGCCCTCAGAGGGGCGCCATCCACTGCCCTCCACGCAGACGCTGCAGGATGCCGCGCGCCGATGGGGTGTGAACCGGGGCGACCTGGTCGTGGCCTACGACGATGCGAAGGGGCTCAGCGCCTCGCGCGCCTGGTGGCTGCTGCGACAGGGCGGCGTCGACGTGCGCGTGCTCGACGGCGGCATCCGCGCCTGGACGGCGGCCGGTCTGCCGGTCGCGACCGACGACGTCGAGGTCGAGCCGGGCGACGTCGTCCTCGACGAGATCGGTGCCGACGCGATCTCGATCGACGAGGCGGCGTCGTTCCCCGAGAACGGAGTGCTGCTCGACGTGCGCGCTCCCGAGCGGTATCGGGGTGACCACGAGCCGCTCGACCCGATCGGCGGACACATCCCCGGTGCGCTCAACCTGCCGATGGCTGCTCACCTGAACCCCGAGGGCAAGATCCTCGACGTGCACACCCTCCAGGCGACCTTCGCGGCCGTCGGCGTGACCGAGGGGACTCCGGTGGCTGCGTACTGCGGCTCCGGCATCACGGCCGCCCACACCGCGCTGGTCCTCGACGAGGCCGGTATCGAGGCGAAGGTCTTCCCCGGATCGTGGAGCCAGTGGTCCAACACTCCGGGGCGCGCGGTCGCCGTCGGAGAACAGCCCGGCTGA
- a CDS encoding zinc-dependent alcohol dehydrogenase family protein — MRGVVMYAPGDVRVEDREKPTLTRPTDAVIRIAATCICGSDLWPYRGANEVDHDPMGHEYVGVVEEIGADVKTVKVGDFVVGSFMASDNTCEICQAGYQSRCVHVVPMGRFGTQAEYSLIPHADGTLVATPGQPDADLIPSLLAASDVLGTGWFAAVAAEVGPGKTVAVVGDGAVGLLGILAARELGAERIIAMSRHADRQALAREFGATDIVEERGDEGVARIKELTNGLGAHSVIEAVGTQESMMQAIRATRPGGHVGYVGVSHDVALPGEELFFSGVHLHGGPAPVRRFLPELIQLIWDRKIDPGKVFDLTLPLEEAAEGYRAMDERRATKVLLTV, encoded by the coding sequence ATGCGTGGAGTAGTCATGTACGCCCCCGGCGACGTTCGCGTCGAGGACCGCGAGAAGCCGACCCTCACCCGTCCGACCGATGCCGTGATCCGGATCGCGGCGACCTGTATCTGCGGATCCGACCTGTGGCCCTACCGGGGCGCGAACGAGGTCGATCACGACCCGATGGGTCACGAGTACGTCGGCGTCGTCGAGGAGATCGGCGCCGACGTGAAGACCGTGAAGGTCGGCGACTTCGTCGTCGGATCGTTCATGGCGTCCGACAACACCTGCGAGATCTGCCAGGCCGGTTACCAGTCCCGCTGCGTGCATGTCGTGCCTATGGGACGCTTCGGCACCCAGGCCGAGTACTCCCTGATCCCGCACGCCGACGGCACGCTCGTCGCGACGCCGGGGCAGCCCGACGCCGATCTGATCCCGTCGCTGCTCGCGGCATCCGACGTGCTGGGCACCGGCTGGTTCGCCGCCGTCGCGGCAGAGGTCGGCCCGGGCAAGACCGTCGCCGTGGTCGGTGACGGAGCGGTGGGTCTGCTCGGCATCCTCGCCGCGCGTGAACTCGGCGCCGAGCGGATCATCGCGATGAGCCGGCACGCCGACCGCCAGGCGCTGGCGCGCGAGTTCGGCGCGACCGACATCGTGGAGGAGCGCGGAGACGAGGGCGTCGCCCGCATCAAGGAGCTCACGAACGGACTCGGCGCGCACTCGGTGATCGAGGCCGTCGGCACGCAGGAGTCGATGATGCAGGCGATCCGCGCCACCCGCCCCGGCGGTCACGTCGGATACGTCGGCGTCTCGCACGACGTCGCGCTGCCCGGCGAGGAGCTCTTCTTCTCGGGCGTGCACCTGCACGGCGGACCGGCTCCGGTGCGCCGATTCCTCCCCGAGCTGATCCAGCTCATCTGGGACCGAAAGATCGACCCCGGAAAGGTGTTCGACCTCACGCTCCCGCTCGAGGAGGCCGCCGAGGGCTATCGCGCCATGGATGAGCGCCGCGCCACCAAAGTGCTGCTCACCGTCTGA
- the purB gene encoding adenylosuccinate lyase — MTFQPSLPPQPLSPLDGRYRGAVTGLADFLSEAGLNRARVEVEVEWLIALTDRSLFETSPLSDADKERLRALYRDFGQAEIDWLAEKEAVTQHDVKAIEYLVRDRLSALGLDGIAELTHFACTSEDINSASYALTVKRAVEEVWLPALDVVIAKLRELAAEHADAAMLSRTHGQPATPSTMGKEIAVFAWRLERVRAQIAASDYLAKFSGATGTWSAHLAADPDADWPTISREYIEGLGLGFNLLTTQIESHDWQVELYDRVRHAGGILHNLATDIWTYISLGYFAQIPVAGATGSSTMPHKINPIRFENAEANLEISGALLASLGQTLVTSRLQRDLTDSTTQRNIGVAFGHSLLAIDNLRRGLNAISLSRDVLLADLDVNWEVLAEAIQTVIRAEVVAGRSSITDPYALLKELTRGHRVGAEDLAAFVEGLEIGDAAKQRLLALTPASYTGIAEQLAK; from the coding sequence CTGACTTTCCAGCCTTCGCTCCCGCCGCAGCCCCTGAGCCCCCTCGACGGTCGCTACCGCGGCGCCGTCACCGGCCTCGCCGACTTCCTCTCGGAGGCGGGCTTGAACCGCGCCCGCGTCGAGGTCGAGGTGGAGTGGCTGATCGCGCTCACCGACCGCTCGCTCTTCGAGACGAGTCCTCTGTCGGACGCCGACAAGGAGCGGCTGCGCGCCCTGTACCGCGACTTCGGACAGGCCGAGATCGACTGGCTCGCCGAGAAGGAAGCCGTCACCCAGCACGACGTCAAGGCGATCGAGTACCTGGTGCGCGACCGCCTGAGCGCGCTCGGCCTCGACGGCATCGCCGAGCTCACGCACTTCGCCTGCACGAGTGAGGACATCAACTCCGCCTCGTACGCGCTCACCGTGAAGCGCGCGGTCGAAGAGGTCTGGCTCCCCGCGCTCGACGTCGTGATCGCCAAGCTCCGTGAACTGGCCGCCGAGCACGCGGACGCCGCGATGCTCTCCCGCACCCACGGACAGCCGGCCACCCCGTCGACCATGGGCAAGGAGATCGCCGTCTTCGCGTGGCGTCTCGAGCGCGTGCGCGCCCAGATCGCGGCATCCGACTACCTCGCCAAGTTCTCGGGCGCGACCGGCACCTGGTCTGCGCACCTCGCGGCCGACCCCGACGCCGACTGGCCCACGATCTCGCGTGAGTACATCGAGGGTCTCGGTCTCGGCTTCAATCTGCTGACCACGCAGATCGAGTCGCACGACTGGCAGGTCGAGCTCTACGACCGCGTCCGTCACGCCGGCGGGATCCTGCACAACCTCGCCACCGACATCTGGACCTACATCTCGCTCGGCTACTTCGCACAGATCCCCGTCGCCGGTGCGACCGGCTCGTCGACCATGCCGCACAAGATCAACCCGATCCGGTTCGAGAACGCCGAGGCGAACCTCGAGATCTCGGGTGCGCTGCTCGCATCGCTCGGTCAGACCCTCGTCACGAGCCGCCTGCAGCGCGACCTCACCGACTCGACGACGCAGCGCAACATCGGCGTCGCATTCGGGCACTCGCTGCTCGCGATCGACAACCTGCGCCGCGGACTGAACGCGATCTCGCTCTCCCGCGACGTGCTGCTCGCCGACCTCGACGTGAACTGGGAGGTCCTCGCCGAGGCGATCCAGACCGTCATCCGCGCCGAGGTCGTCGCCGGTCGCTCGTCGATCACCGATCCCTACGCTCTGCTCAAGGAGCTGACCCGCGGACACCGCGTCGGTGCCGAGGATCTTGCGGCCTTCGTCGAAGGACTCGAGATCGGGGATGCGGCGAAGCAGCGCCTGCTGGCCCTGACCCCCGCGTCGTACACGGGCATCGCCGAGCAGCTCGCCAAGTAG
- a CDS encoding DMT family transporter, with product MSTRFRWMSLRRQEVALIAVTAVWGSTFLLVHWAMQHSGPWFFVGIRFLVAGLISVVIFRRVLRGIRWRDIGAGVAIGVMIYLGYGLQTVGLQTIDSSTSAFITAMYIPLVPLAQWAVFRKRPPAMAFVGAGLAFLGLVLIAGPDAFALTLGSGEILTVISTLPIAAEIILISVFAGRIDLGRITIIQLLTAGVLGILTMPAVGEGLPEFSWIWVGCAIGLGAASCIIQLTMNWAQKSVSPTRATIIYAGEPVWAAAIGRIAGERLPVTALIGGALVVLGILASELRLVRRREPAPTAE from the coding sequence ATGTCCACTCGATTCCGCTGGATGAGCCTGCGTCGGCAGGAGGTCGCCCTGATCGCCGTGACGGCGGTCTGGGGCAGCACCTTCCTGCTCGTGCACTGGGCGATGCAGCACTCCGGACCCTGGTTCTTCGTCGGCATCCGGTTCCTGGTAGCCGGCCTGATCAGCGTCGTCATCTTCCGCAGGGTGCTGCGAGGCATCCGCTGGCGGGACATCGGTGCGGGCGTCGCGATCGGCGTGATGATCTACCTGGGCTATGGCCTCCAGACCGTGGGGCTGCAGACCATCGACTCGAGCACGTCGGCGTTCATCACGGCGATGTACATCCCGCTCGTCCCGCTCGCCCAGTGGGCGGTGTTCCGCAAGCGCCCTCCGGCCATGGCGTTCGTGGGTGCGGGCCTCGCCTTCCTCGGGCTGGTGCTCATCGCCGGCCCCGACGCGTTCGCGCTGACACTCGGGTCGGGCGAGATCCTCACCGTGATCAGCACCCTGCCCATCGCGGCCGAGATCATCCTGATCAGCGTGTTCGCCGGCAGGATCGACCTCGGCCGGATCACGATCATCCAGCTCCTCACCGCGGGAGTGCTCGGCATCCTGACGATGCCGGCCGTCGGCGAGGGACTGCCCGAGTTCTCGTGGATCTGGGTCGGCTGCGCGATCGGGCTCGGTGCGGCGAGCTGCATCATCCAGCTCACGATGAACTGGGCGCAGAAGTCGGTCTCGCCGACCCGCGCCACGATCATCTACGCGGGCGAGCCGGTGTGGGCGGCCGCGATCGGCCGCATCGCCGGCGAGCGCCTGCCCGTCACGGCGCTGATCGGCGGCGCACTCGTCGTGCTCGGCATCCTGGCCAGCGAGCTCAGACTCGTGCGCCGCCGTGAACCGGCGCCGACGGCGGAGTAG